The genome window CGGTTGGCCTGGCGGGCACTCACGAGGTCGGCCGCTCCGGAAGGAGAGACGCCGAGGTCGCCCAGCCCGAGCCGGCCAAGGTCCTGCAGCAGTGACTGGGGTCCGGGCGATAGAACCTCGAGCGAGCAGGGGAAGGCACTACCGCGCGGGCCACCGACGTCGTCCTTGTTGAGGTGCGCGCTGGAGGTTTCGATGAGTTCGCGGACCGCGAGGTACTGCACTCTCATACCCGGCCGCAGGAGGGCGGGCGGGCTTCGGTGCAGGTCCCACAGGCGTGCAGCGGTGCGGCCGATCAGCTGCCAGCCGCCGGGGGAGCGGCGCGGATAGACGGCGGAGAAGTTGCCGGCCAGCGCCACCGAGCCGGCCGGAACGGCAGTGCGTGGCGTGCTGCGGCGCGGGACGTTAAGACCGTCGTGCTCGCCGACCATATAGGCGAATCCGGGCGCGAACCCGCCGAAGGCAGCGGTCCATACCTGGTCGGTGTGGGCGGCGATGACTCCGTCTACTCCCAGTCCGGTGAGCCGGCCCACTTCGGTGAGGTCCTCGCCGTCGTACACCACTTCGATCTGAACCAGATCAGCGGATGCCGCGCCGATGGCGGGCGCCGCGACATCCAGTGCCGCGATGACCGGTCGGGCTGCACGGGCGGCAGCGGAGGAACGGAAGACGACGAGGACAGTCTCCGCGGCGGCGAGGACGTCGACCTGCCCCTCGAGGGGACGCTCCTGAAGGTGTGAGTGTAGGGCGAGGACTGCGTTCAAAGAGTCGAGGTCAACGAGGAGGGCCTGCGTTCCTGCCCATCGGATGTCGCGCACCTTCCCGGGAAGGTCCCCTGACAGCGAAACAGGGGTCACACAAAGCTCCGGATTGTCACGCCGGCGGCTTCCAGTTCGCGGCGGACGACGGCGGCCATCGCCACAGCGCCGTCGGTGTCGCCGTGCAGGCAGATGCTTTCGGCGTTCGTCTTCAGAGCGGTACCGTCGCGCGCGATGAGGACGCCCTCGGTGGCAAGCCGGACCATGTTGGCGGCGACGGTCTTTTCGTCGTGCAGGACGGCACCGGGTTCGCGGCGGGAGACCAGGGTGCCGTCCGAATTGTAGGCGCGGTCGGCGAAGGCTTCGGCAACTCCGCGAAGCCCGGCGGCTTCGGCTTTCTTCAGGGCGACCGAGCCGGGCAGGAGCAGCAGGGGGAGGTCGCCGCCGAAGGAGCGGACGGCGTCGACCACTGCCTGTGCCTGGACCTCGTGGGTGACGATCGTGTTGTAGAGGGCGCCGTGTGGTTTGACGTAACGGATCCGCCCGCCGGCCGACCGGGCAAGCGCGTCGAGCGCGCCGATCTGGTAGAGGACATCGTCGGCGAGTTCAGTGGGGGAGCAGTCGAGGAAGCGTCGGCCGAAACCGGCGAGGTCGCGGTAGCCCACGTGGGCGCCGATGGTGACGCCGGAGGCAACGGCGTCGCGGCAGGTCTGAGCGATGGTGGAGGGGTCGCCGGCGTGGAAGCCGCATGCCACGTTCGCGCTGGAGACGGAGCGGAACATGGCGGCGTCGTCGCCCATGGCCCAGCTGCCGAACGATTCGCCGACATCGCTGTTGAGGTCGATGGACGCCATGGTGATCCTCCTGCTGGGTGCGGCACGGCATCCCTCACGCTACATGCTGGCGCATCCACTCGAAACTTTGGACTGTGGGGCCCTGCGGGCGGTACTCACATCCGATCAAGCCCTCGTAAGTGCTGCTTTCTACAGCCGAGAAGAAGGATTGGAAGTCGATGCGGCCGGTTCCCGGCTGCCCTCGGCCCGGGCTATCAGCGATCTGGACGTGCCCGATTCGCTCAGCGTGACGCTTCAGCTCCTGCGTCACATCATGCCCGTTGTTGTGCAGGTGATACGCATCGAACAGGAGCTTCACTGAGGATGAACCGACGCGGTCGACCACGGCCAGCGCGTCTTCCATCCTGAGGAGGGGATAGTCGCCATTTTCGCCGCCAGTGAGCGGTTCAAGCAGAATCTGCCCGTCGAAAGGTGCCACGGCGGCGGAGGCCCTCTTCAGGTTTTCGATAGCAGTCTCCTCCTGCTCGGCCGGTTCGATCCCTGGAAGCCGCTGCCCGTAGAGGGCATTGAACGACCGGCAGCCGGTGGACTGTGCCAACGCGTGCACCACGTCCAGGTTGGCGTCAAAAACTTCGCGTTGGTCGGGATGGGAAAGGATACCGCGGTCCCCGGATGACATATCCCCAGCGAAGAAGTTGAGACCGCTCAGAGCGACCCCGGCGCGGTCGAGCGCGGCAAGAAACGAATCAACCTCGAAGCGTGTTGGAACGGGTTGCTCAAAGGGCCACCAGCATTCAACTGCTCGAAATCCGGCTGCCCTGGCCGCTGCAGGGCGCTCGAGGAGAGGCAGCTCGGTGAACAGGATGGAGATGTTCGCTGTGAAGATCACGGTGCTCCTTCGGCTTCAGTACCCGAGGGGTTGACTCTCGGTTGGTAAATCGAAATACTAATGCACGTTGTGGCTCACATCACAAAGCTACGGCTTACTGATACAACGATTTACGAACAGTCGAAGGAGATTGCCCGTATGACCTCGATAGGATTCATCGGCCTGGGAATCATGGGTAGGCCGATGGCTGCCAACTTGGTCAAGGCGGGTCATTCCGTCTCGGCTTTCAGCCGCAGTCAAGAAAGCAGAAACGCTGCGTCCGCTCTAGGAATTCCGGTGGTCGAGTCGGTGAGGGCAGCAGTCGAAACCGCGGACGTGGTCATATCGATGCTGCCGGATTCCCCCGACGTTGAAGCGGTGGCCCTGGGCGATGAAGGTATTCTCGCCTCCCTCGGTCCGGGAGCCGGTTACATTGACATGAGCACGATCTCCCCTGCGGTGGCGCGG of Arthrobacter sp. JZ12 contains these proteins:
- a CDS encoding 5-oxoprolinase/urea amidolyase family protein, whose translation is MTPVSLSGDLPGKVRDIRWAGTQALLVDLDSLNAVLALHSHLQERPLEGQVDVLAAAETVLVVFRSSAAARAARPVIAALDVAAPAIGAASADLVQIEVVYDGEDLTEVGRLTGLGVDGVIAAHTDQVWTAAFGGFAPGFAYMVGEHDGLNVPRRSTPRTAVPAGSVALAGNFSAVYPRRSPGGWQLIGRTAARLWDLHRSPPALLRPGMRVQYLAVRELIETSSAHLNKDDVGGPRGSAFPCSLEVLSPGPQSLLQDLGRLGLGDLGVSPSGAADLVSARQANRLVGNEPGDAVVEMVFGGLAVHTTGEVTAALTGASVSARITGPYGERSAPMCAGFALHTGEELHIPTPDAGLRTYLAVRGGFDVPPVLGSRATDLLSGIGPEPLSSGSVLPVGEVTRGHVVGEPEPSTLPAELVKDDGPVTLRFVRGPRDDWFTFNSLNTLTGQEWNVTAESNRVGLRLGLPIEDRAGKAQPLERVREGELPSEGVVAGALQVPPSGLPVLFLADHPVTGGYPVIGVVVPEDLPTAAQLRPGAAVRFAEVDPG
- a CDS encoding 5-oxoprolinase subunit PxpA, with translation MASIDLNSDVGESFGSWAMGDDAAMFRSVSSANVACGFHAGDPSTIAQTCRDAVASGVTIGAHVGYRDLAGFGRRFLDCSPTELADDVLYQIGALDALARSAGGRIRYVKPHGALYNTIVTHEVQAQAVVDAVRSFGGDLPLLLLPGSVALKKAEAAGLRGVAEAFADRAYNSDGTLVSRREPGAVLHDEKTVAANMVRLATEGVLIARDGTALKTNAESICLHGDTDGAVAMAAVVRRELEAAGVTIRSFV
- a CDS encoding hydroxypyruvate isomerase family protein, which translates into the protein MIFTANISILFTELPLLERPAAARAAGFRAVECWWPFEQPVPTRFEVDSFLAALDRAGVALSGLNFFAGDMSSGDRGILSHPDQREVFDANLDVVHALAQSTGCRSFNALYGQRLPGIEPAEQEETAIENLKRASAAVAPFDGQILLEPLTGGENGDYPLLRMEDALAVVDRVGSSSVKLLFDAYHLHNNGHDVTQELKRHAERIGHVQIADSPGRGQPGTGRIDFQSFFSAVESSTYEGLIGCEYRPQGPTVQSFEWMRQHVA